Proteins found in one Pseudoxanthomonas sp. SL93 genomic segment:
- a CDS encoding M14 family metallocarboxypeptidase, which yields MTNPSFYPIGIPGQPWGAAEKAEWRARQRVQRSHAADVVAVIDGLRDRFDVVQYGQLDYGPGETYPLHAVRSRDWNDALPVLLVTGGVHGYETSGVHGALQFLDRHAADYASRANLLVVPCISPWGYERIHRWNAEALDPNRSFRVDSPAQESAALITLVAPVRERVLMHIDLHETTDSDETEFRPALAARDGKPFEPGEIPDGFYLVDDSVNPQPEFQQAVIAAVAQVTHIAPADDNGEIIGSPVVAEGVIQYPVKALGLCTGVTDARYTTITEVYPDSPKATPQQCNDAQVAAVRGAIDFALANA from the coding sequence ATGACGAATCCCTCTTTCTACCCCATCGGCATCCCCGGCCAGCCCTGGGGCGCGGCCGAGAAAGCGGAATGGCGCGCGCGCCAGCGCGTGCAGCGCAGCCATGCGGCCGACGTGGTGGCGGTGATCGACGGGTTGCGCGACCGCTTCGACGTGGTGCAGTACGGCCAGCTGGATTACGGTCCCGGCGAAACCTACCCGCTGCATGCGGTGCGCAGCCGGGACTGGAACGACGCGCTGCCCGTCCTGCTGGTCACCGGCGGCGTGCACGGCTACGAGACCAGTGGCGTGCATGGTGCCCTGCAGTTCCTCGACCGGCATGCGGCCGATTACGCAAGCCGCGCGAACCTGCTGGTGGTGCCGTGCATCAGTCCATGGGGCTACGAGCGCATCCACCGCTGGAATGCCGAGGCGCTGGACCCCAACCGGTCGTTCCGCGTGGACAGCCCCGCACAGGAATCCGCGGCGCTGATCACGCTGGTCGCGCCGGTCCGCGAACGCGTGCTGATGCACATCGACCTGCACGAGACGACCGACAGCGACGAGACCGAGTTCCGGCCCGCGCTGGCGGCGCGTGACGGCAAGCCGTTCGAGCCGGGCGAAATCCCCGACGGGTTCTACCTGGTGGACGACAGCGTGAACCCGCAGCCGGAGTTCCAGCAGGCGGTGATCGCCGCGGTGGCGCAGGTCACCCATATCGCGCCTGCCGACGACAATGGCGAGATCATCGGTTCGCCGGTAGTGGCCGAAGGCGTCATCCAGTACCCGGTGAAGGCGCTGGGCCTTTGCACCGGCGTCACCGACGCGCGCTACACCACCATCACCGAGGTGTACCCGGACAGCCCGAAAGCGACGCCGCAGCAGTGCAACGATGCGCAGGTGGCGGCGGTTCGCGGCGCGATCGACTTCGCGCTGGCGAATGCGTGA
- a CDS encoding DksA/TraR family C4-type zinc finger protein yields MATGWAGDGAVQEQIDATVKDGIERARRQLHTGPSLTHCEECGKPIPLARQKAVPGVRLCVSCQEAADRDEQGAGLYNRRGSKDSQLR; encoded by the coding sequence ATGGCAACCGGTTGGGCGGGTGACGGGGCGGTACAGGAACAGATCGACGCGACCGTGAAGGACGGCATCGAGCGCGCGCGTCGCCAGTTGCACACGGGTCCCAGCCTGACCCATTGCGAAGAATGCGGGAAACCGATCCCGCTGGCCCGACAGAAGGCGGTGCCCGGCGTACGGCTCTGCGTGAGCTGCCAGGAAGCCGCCGACCGGGACGAGCAGGGCGCCGGCCTGTACAACCGCCGCGGCAGCAAGGACAGCCAGTTGCGTTGA